In Reinekea thalattae, a genomic segment contains:
- a CDS encoding sodium ion-translocating decarboxylase subunit beta: MLENFANLFSSSGLATIESGQLLMMLVGLTLIYLAIARKFEPLLLLPIGFGTLLINIPGAGMGGADGLLHYISVVGIKSGVFPLFIFMGVGAMTDFGPLLANPKTLLLGAAAQFGIFGTVIGAVGMSSLGWVDFSLKDAAAIGIIGGADGPTSIFIASQLSPSLLGPITVAAYSYMALVPLIQPPIMKALTTKAEREIKMEQLRTVSKREKIIFPIVVLFLVAMFLPSAAPLLGMFCFGNLMKESGVVNRLSDTAQNGLMNIITIMLGLGVGSQMSAEAFLKVETLGILALGLVAFCVGTGAGVLMAKLMNLFVKIPINPLIGSAGVSAVPMAARVSNKVGLEANHQNYLLMHAMGPNVAGVIGSAVAAGVMLSFFS, translated from the coding sequence ATGTTAGAAAATTTTGCAAATTTATTTTCAAGCTCAGGGCTTGCGACGATAGAGTCTGGCCAGCTGCTGATGATGCTTGTTGGCTTAACGTTAATCTATTTAGCTATCGCCCGAAAATTTGAACCGCTACTGCTGTTGCCAATTGGCTTTGGTACCCTGCTGATTAACATTCCGGGTGCCGGTATGGGTGGCGCTGATGGCTTGTTGCACTACATCTCGGTTGTCGGGATTAAGTCCGGTGTTTTTCCGCTGTTTATTTTTATGGGTGTTGGCGCGATGACCGATTTCGGTCCGTTGTTGGCGAACCCTAAAACACTATTGCTAGGTGCGGCAGCTCAATTTGGTATCTTTGGTACCGTTATTGGTGCGGTAGGCATGAGCAGCTTAGGTTGGGTGGATTTCTCGCTAAAAGATGCCGCTGCGATTGGAATCATTGGTGGTGCAGATGGCCCGACTTCGATCTTTATTGCCAGTCAGTTATCTCCGAGTTTACTCGGCCCGATTACAGTTGCTGCTTATAGTTACATGGCCTTAGTGCCGCTTATTCAACCGCCAATCATGAAAGCACTGACCACCAAGGCCGAACGTGAAATTAAGATGGAGCAATTGCGTACGGTATCTAAGCGGGAAAAAATTATTTTTCCTATCGTGGTGTTGTTTTTAGTCGCTATGTTTTTGCCGTCGGCTGCCCCTTTGCTGGGGATGTTTTGCTTCGGTAATTTAATGAAAGAAAGCGGCGTTGTTAATCGACTCAGTGACACTGCACAAAATGGCTTGATGAACATTATTACGATTATGCTGGGTCTCGGTGTTGGCTCACAAATGAGTGCAGAGGCGTTCTTAAAGGTTGAGACTCTCGGTATTCTGGCTTTAGGTTTGGTCGCATTCTGTGTCGGTACTGGCGCCGGAGTCTTGATGGCTAAATTGATGAACCTATTTGTAAAAATACCGATTAACCCATTAATTGGTTCTGCTGGCGTTTCGGCTGTTCCGATGGCGGCACGAGTGTCAAATAAGGTCGGCCTTGAAGCGAATCATCAAAATTACTTGCTGATGCACGCCATGGGTCCTAATGTTGCTGGGGTTATTGGCTCGGCTGTGGCCGCTGGTGTTATGCTGTCCTTCTTTAGCTAA
- a CDS encoding OadG family protein, which produces MPELISGGITLMVMGMSTVFLFLALLVVMTRLLSWLLSKLPEAKAAADNSQNSASSEQQNMLEVAVVAAAVTKAHGR; this is translated from the coding sequence ATGCCTGAGTTAATCTCTGGTGGCATTACCCTGATGGTTATGGGTATGTCGACCGTATTCTTATTTTTGGCTCTTCTGGTTGTAATGACCCGCTTACTGTCATGGTTACTCAGCAAGCTGCCAGAAGCTAAGGCCGCTGCTGATAATAGCCAAAATTCTGCATCCAGTGAGCAGCAAAATATGCTCGAGGTCGCAGTCGTTGCTGCAGCAGTCACTAAGGCCCATGGCCGATAA
- the oadA gene encoding sodium-extruding oxaloacetate decarboxylase subunit alpha, with the protein MTTKNPIKITDVVLRDAHQSLFATRLRIDDMLPICEKIDQVGYWSVESWGGATFDACIRYLGEDPWQRIRELKKAMPNTRQQMLLRGQNLLGYRHYADDVVDKFVERAVVNGVDVFRVFDAMNDPRNLQRAMHAVRKQGAHAQGTISYTTSPVHTTEKWMSLAKEIEDMGADSIAIKDMSGILTPYDAYELISQMKAALDIPISLHAHATSGLSSMTQLKAIEAGVDHIDTAISSMSMTYGHSPTEALVAALKGTERDSGLDLALLEEIATYFRKIRKKYAQYEGQLRGTDTRILTAQVPGGMLTNMENQLKEQGAADRFDEVLEEIPRVRKDLGFIPLVTPTSQIVGTQSVLNVLTGERYKSISKETQAILKGEYGAAPSAFDKTLQARVLEGAEPISCRPADLIDNELEKLTSELVSKAEERGFSLAENQVDDVLIYALFPQMGLKYLQNRGDASAFEASPMSSGANDHSETHGDDVYTVQLNGKSYFAQVDGRGDVSVSINGQTYTANVAAGGDVTATSQAPAGNNMTAPLAGNIFKVLVSVGDAVQEGQVVMILEAMKMETEVRATEAGTISQISVKEGDSVAVGDCLYRL; encoded by the coding sequence ATGACCACGAAAAACCCCATTAAAATTACCGATGTGGTATTACGCGATGCGCATCAATCATTATTTGCGACGCGGCTTAGAATTGACGATATGTTGCCAATCTGTGAAAAAATAGATCAGGTTGGTTATTGGTCGGTCGAATCATGGGGCGGAGCGACCTTTGACGCCTGTATTCGTTATTTGGGCGAAGATCCGTGGCAGCGTATTCGAGAGCTGAAAAAAGCGATGCCTAATACTCGCCAGCAGATGTTGCTGCGAGGTCAAAATCTATTGGGCTATCGGCATTATGCGGATGACGTCGTGGATAAGTTCGTTGAGCGAGCGGTAGTCAATGGCGTTGACGTATTCCGAGTGTTTGATGCGATGAACGATCCTCGCAATCTACAGCGAGCGATGCATGCGGTACGTAAACAGGGCGCGCATGCTCAAGGAACGATTTCCTATACAACTAGCCCAGTTCACACCACTGAGAAGTGGATGTCGCTGGCAAAAGAGATCGAAGACATGGGCGCTGACTCGATCGCTATAAAAGACATGTCAGGCATTTTAACGCCTTATGATGCCTATGAATTAATCAGTCAGATGAAGGCGGCATTAGATATTCCTATCTCGTTACACGCGCACGCCACGTCTGGGTTATCTTCGATGACTCAATTGAAAGCGATTGAGGCGGGTGTTGATCATATTGATACCGCGATCTCATCGATGTCGATGACCTATGGACATTCACCAACCGAAGCGCTGGTCGCAGCATTAAAAGGCACTGAACGAGATTCTGGTTTGGATCTCGCTTTGCTTGAAGAGATTGCAACCTACTTCCGAAAAATTCGTAAAAAATACGCTCAATACGAAGGCCAGCTTCGAGGTACAGATACCCGAATTTTAACCGCCCAAGTGCCAGGCGGTATGCTGACCAATATGGAAAATCAGCTAAAAGAGCAGGGAGCAGCCGACCGTTTTGATGAAGTGCTCGAAGAAATCCCCCGAGTGCGTAAAGATCTCGGTTTTATTCCGCTGGTTACACCAACCTCTCAGATTGTCGGTACTCAGTCGGTATTGAATGTCTTAACTGGCGAGCGCTATAAATCAATATCTAAAGAAACGCAGGCTATTTTAAAAGGCGAATATGGTGCAGCGCCTTCCGCGTTTGACAAAACCTTGCAGGCACGGGTTTTAGAGGGTGCCGAGCCAATCAGCTGTCGGCCAGCAGATCTAATCGACAACGAATTAGAAAAGCTTACCTCGGAATTGGTCTCTAAGGCTGAGGAGCGAGGCTTTTCATTGGCAGAAAATCAGGTCGATGATGTGCTTATTTATGCGCTGTTCCCGCAGATGGGGCTTAAGTATTTGCAGAACCGAGGTGATGCCAGTGCCTTTGAAGCTTCACCTATGAGCAGCGGCGCAAACGATCATTCAGAAACTCATGGCGATGATGTTTATACCGTACAGCTCAATGGTAAGTCTTACTTTGCTCAGGTTGATGGTCGTGGCGACGTCAGTGTTAGCATTAACGGTCAAACTTATACCGCTAACGTAGCCGCTGGTGGTGATGTGACAGCAACAAGCCAAGCACCAGCAGGAAATAATATGACCGCGCCATTGGCAGGCAATATCTTTAAGGTATTGGTATCCGTTGGTGATGCGGTGCAAGAAGGGCAGGTCGTGATGATCCTTGAAGCCATGAAAATGGAAACTGAAGTAAGGGCAACCGAAGCAGGCACAATCAGCCAGATTTCGGTCAAAGAAGGCGATTCAGTTGCGGTTGGCGATTGCCTGTACAGGCTATAA
- a CDS encoding TRAP transporter TatT component family protein: protein MRLLISVLLSVFVTTGCAVSKLPNNLSQAIVNSDDLTTVKDGLPSYLLMVDALTLTYPKSESMHLTAATLNGAYGGVFVPASDTERKKRLAEKALDHAKTAFCLYDKNACGIAQLNGVELNQALAEWDDEDDVPYLYALGTAWASYIQANSDDWLVVAQLGQAETVLKQVVAIDPSHEKGTALLYLGVMNSILPPSLGGKADLAKDYYERALEAGAEQNLIIYVYYASNYARLIFDQSLHDSLLKEVLTLDPYVEGYTLQNVYAKQQAAELLASSNEYF, encoded by the coding sequence ATGAGATTACTGATTTCTGTTTTATTGTCTGTGTTTGTAACGACTGGCTGTGCGGTCAGTAAATTACCGAATAATTTGTCTCAAGCGATAGTGAATAGCGATGACTTGACGACTGTTAAAGATGGTTTGCCCAGTTATCTATTGATGGTTGATGCGTTAACGCTGACTTACCCTAAAAGTGAGTCAATGCATCTTACCGCGGCAACATTAAATGGTGCATACGGTGGTGTTTTTGTGCCTGCGTCTGATACAGAGCGGAAAAAGCGACTAGCAGAGAAGGCGTTAGATCACGCCAAAACAGCCTTTTGTTTGTACGATAAAAATGCCTGTGGTATTGCTCAGCTAAACGGTGTCGAATTAAATCAGGCCTTGGCTGAGTGGGATGACGAGGATGATGTTCCTTATCTTTATGCGCTCGGAACTGCCTGGGCTAGTTATATTCAAGCGAATTCCGATGATTGGTTAGTGGTTGCGCAGCTGGGCCAAGCCGAAACGGTTTTAAAGCAGGTTGTGGCAATAGATCCAAGCCATGAAAAGGGTACCGCATTGCTTTATCTGGGCGTGATGAATAGCATCTTGCCGCCAAGTCTAGGTGGCAAAGCCGATTTAGCTAAAGATTACTATGAGCGTGCTCTAGAAGCTGGTGCTGAACAAAATTTAATTATCTATGTCTACTATGCATCAAACTATGCCCGACTGATCTTTGACCAATCACTGCATGATTCTTTATTAAAAGAAGTCTTAACACTCGATCCTTACGTAGAAGGCTATACTTTGCAAAATGTTTATGCCAAACAGCAAGCGGCTGAGTTGCTTGCCTCATCGAACGAGTACTTTTGA
- a CDS encoding OmpA/MotB family protein has translation MRSDEEHIEQEEHWVSVSDLMAGLMMVFLLVAIVFMVNAEIERNKVRDVAILYDRLRTQLYQDLVREFEPDLEAWGAEINPDLSIRFGRPELIFENGEKDLQDGFKAILTDFFPRYLNIIASDKYRNDIAEVRIEGHTSSGWLGQDDDDAYILNMGLSQERTRSTLDYLLSLGSVEGEKDWLKQHMTANGLSSSKPVLSADGNEDRERSRRVEFRLRTDAESRIAAILQSQL, from the coding sequence GTGAGAAGCGACGAAGAACATATTGAACAGGAAGAGCATTGGGTCTCGGTGAGTGACCTAATGGCGGGCCTGATGATGGTGTTTTTATTGGTCGCCATTGTCTTTATGGTCAATGCTGAAATAGAGCGTAATAAAGTACGTGATGTAGCGATACTTTATGATCGATTGCGTACTCAGCTGTACCAAGATCTTGTACGCGAATTCGAGCCAGATTTAGAGGCTTGGGGTGCCGAAATTAATCCTGATTTAAGTATTCGATTCGGTCGTCCAGAGTTGATTTTCGAGAACGGAGAAAAGGATTTACAGGATGGCTTTAAGGCTATTTTGACGGACTTTTTCCCTCGTTATTTAAACATCATTGCCTCAGATAAATACCGTAACGATATTGCTGAAGTGCGTATCGAAGGACACACTTCGAGTGGTTGGTTAGGACAAGATGACGATGATGCTTATATTCTTAATATGGGCTTGAGTCAGGAGCGAACCCGTTCAACGCTCGATTATTTATTGTCGCTAGGCTCGGTCGAAGGTGAAAAGGATTGGTTGAAGCAACATATGACAGCCAATGGCTTATCATCCTCTAAGCCAGTGTTGTCAGCTGATGGTAATGAAGACCGAGAGCGTTCCAGACGTGTTGAGTTTAGACTGCGTACCGATGCAGAAAGTCGCATCGCAGCGATACTTCAGAGTCAACTTTAA
- a CDS encoding tRNA dihydrouridine synthase — protein sequence MKIYLAPMEGLADQYLRHLIAKAGGYDLVVTEFVRVVDQLLPASVFHRTVPELLRGSVCGEQTPLRVQLLGNHPEALARNAVRAIELGSHGVDLNFGCPSKTVNGSQGGAVLLQQPEQLYRITRNVRQAVDQNQPVSAKMRLGYEDHRLMKECALALEAAGANEITVHARTKVQGYTPPAHWHLVAEITSQLNIPTIINGEIWNSQDAEQALLQSGCQHLMLGRGAVRNPWLAQQITTETAKTCWSQLLPLVDEFWQMVRQDMSPRYCAGRLKQWLSHLRLSYPEAEQLYNEIKRIKEIETISAILARQSAS from the coding sequence ATGAAAATATACCTCGCACCGATGGAAGGTCTTGCTGACCAATATTTACGCCACCTTATCGCCAAGGCAGGCGGCTACGATCTTGTTGTAACCGAGTTTGTTCGCGTCGTCGATCAACTGTTACCCGCATCCGTTTTTCACAGAACAGTACCTGAATTATTACGCGGCAGTGTTTGTGGCGAGCAAACACCGCTGCGTGTACAGCTGCTCGGCAACCACCCTGAAGCACTGGCGAGAAATGCGGTGCGCGCCATCGAATTAGGCTCACACGGAGTCGACCTCAACTTCGGCTGCCCAAGCAAAACCGTCAATGGCAGTCAGGGCGGTGCAGTATTACTGCAACAACCAGAGCAACTTTACCGAATTACCCGAAATGTCAGACAGGCGGTTGATCAAAACCAGCCCGTGAGCGCTAAAATGCGGCTCGGCTATGAAGACCACCGACTAATGAAAGAATGTGCGCTCGCACTCGAGGCAGCCGGCGCCAATGAAATTACTGTTCACGCCCGCACCAAAGTTCAAGGCTATACACCGCCAGCACACTGGCACCTTGTTGCAGAAATAACGTCGCAGCTGAATATTCCCACCATCATTAATGGTGAAATCTGGAATAGCCAAGACGCCGAACAGGCGTTACTACAGTCTGGCTGCCAACATCTAATGCTTGGTCGAGGCGCTGTACGTAACCCTTGGCTGGCACAACAAATCACCACTGAAACAGCAAAAACCTGCTGGTCACAATTACTGCCACTGGTAGATGAATTTTGGCAAATGGTCAGACAAGATATGAGTCCGCGCTACTGTGCTGGCCGACTCAAACAGTGGCTAAGCCACTTACGTTTAAGCTACCCAGAAGCAGAACAACTTT